A window of Felis catus isolate Fca126 chromosome A3, F.catus_Fca126_mat1.0, whole genome shotgun sequence genomic DNA:
CTGAGATTCGGACTCTGCAGGGAGCATCTGCACAGGTCAAGCAGCTCACCAGGGACAAAGAAATATGTCAGAAGTCATGGACTGCACCTAGATCACACCCTCAAAGACAAGGAGGACTCATTGCCAAGGGAAACTGGCAACCTTGGGAAAAGGGACAAAAGTTCCTCCTATTTCCAGTTTACAATGTCCTTCCAGCGCCCTCTATTGGCCGAGACTAGAGCATCAAGCTAACTGGCAAAGGAGAGCAGTCTCCACCATCCAGTTTCACAGAGGGGCAAAGAGGCAAGAATTTGATTACTGACACAAAAGATATAGagtgttacaaatatttttcccactgTGTTTCTTGcctgtaaaaaaatatttgtttatttaaaaggtaACAAGCTTGGGGAATCTGGCTGACTCTGTCAGtggagcattcgactcttgatccttggggttgtgggttccagtcccacgctgggggtagagattacttaaaaataaaaaaatctcgaggggcgtctgggtggctcagttggttaagtggcccgacttcggctcaggtcatgatctcacggcttgtgggttcgagccctgcgtaggcctctgtgctgacagcttggagcctggagcctgcttcagattctgtgtctccctttctctctgcccgtcccccgttcactctctctctctctctctcccaaaaataaataaacatttattttattttatttttttaatgtgtatttatttttgagaaggacagagacagagcgtgaacaggggaggggcagagagagggagacacagaatctgaaattggctccaggctctgagatgtcagcacagaggcctacgcagggctcaaacccacaagccgtgagatcatgacctgaaccgaagtcggacgcttaactgactgagccaccaaggcaccccataaacatttaaaaaataaagtaaaaataaaaatcttaaaaaaataataaaggtaatagTCTCAGAtattacaaaattcaaaatagaaagaaatgaacactTTGAAAAGTTAGTCTACCTGCCTgccacctctgtcccctctcaGTTGGTGTTTGTCCCCAGAGCCAACAGTTCAGCAAATCTTTTTGGAGGTGTTCTATTCATATAtacaatgtttatctttttttttttttttaatttgcaaaaaaaaaaaaaaaaacccttctgttatacagattttttttcattttttaaattattttttaatgtttatttatttgtgagagagagagggagagtgagtgagcaggggaggggcagagggaaagggagacatagaatccgaagcaggttccaggctctgagctgtcagcacagaacccaacatgggactggaacccatggacctcgagatcatgacttgaaccgaaatagggcacttaactgacagagccatccaggtgccctgttatacagattttaaatgtttctgcaaacacatttattttttcttttttatggaccCTGACTCTTGCATCTCATTCAGGAAGACCATTCACACtccaagattaaaaataattttcctatgctttcttctaatagtttaaatttttaaatttatttctattttagagagagagaaagagagagagaaagagcaagcaggggagaggggcagagggagagggagaaaaaatcccaagcagggtctaaATCTAGAGCAGAGCTTGAcactggggctcgatcccatgaccctgggatcatgacctgagctgaaatcaagaatcagatgctccactgactgagccacccaggtgccccctcatcgttttatattttagcttttacatttaccTCATTAAACCATCTGGGTTTTATATCTTAACAGAGTCTGAGGTGGGGatcaagtttcattttcttcGAGGTGGTGGCCACTGAATTGCTTCAATGTCATTGAATCCAGCCTTTCTTACAGCTTCAAGTCATTTCATATCGGGGCCCCAAATCCCCAACATCAGTAACAGCCGCCGAGGATAGCTTCATCCCACAAGTCCCTCTCCTGCGTGCTTTCTTTGCCCGgttgcttcttctctctctgggacctccttccctcctttgtgGTGTCCTGGTTGCTCTTCTTTCTGTGTTTGGGCTTCTCTGTGCTGACTGGCTGCACCTTggcctttttcttgttctttttgtggGAATCTCCATCCTCGCCGTGCTTCGTCTTCCCCTCTACCTGCTTCTCCTTGCTGCGTCCTCCCCTGCCATCCTCCTCCCTGGACCTTCTCTGGCCTCGATCTTGATCTCCAGCTTGATAGGCTCTGGTGTAACCCTTCTCCCGCAGGCGGCTGCTATCTTCTCTGCGTTGTGCAGCATGGGGGTCGGGGGGCTTTCCTTGCACAGGTGGGCTCGGAAGCCACAGGTTCTTGAAGAAATGGTCGTGTTTTTTCTGATAGTGGTTTAGAGATTCCAGTCTTTGTCTGGGGTGATGTAGGTCAGACCCCGGGGGTAACTGGTTGCCCACTGTTCTCTGCCTTTTGTGGGAACTGGGGAAGGCGTGGGACCTCCTGAAGGGGAGTCTCCGCTCCCCCACTAGAGGTTGGGGTGGAGCgtgtcccctttctctgcacGCAGAGTTTTCTGTCATCTTTGTAAAGCAAACCTCTGGCTGTAATCCTCTGGCTTTCTGCTTTCTAACATAATCCTCAAGTTCAGGTTGAAAAGAGTCATAGATCCTAGAATTTTCCATTCTGTTGACTATGGACGAATCTCTGCTAAGGAAGATAGAGGAATAACTTTCTGTTAAATGCATTCTTTTGCTACAAATGTGTTCTTTGTCCCTGAAAAGATCGAGCTTTCAAATTTCTAGCGGAGATTATGTTATGCTCATATACTACAAATACCAGGTAGCCATTGATATTGAAAGTGTGTATTTTTGACATAGGCTGAGAATCCTAAAATATAACAGACTAAGGAAATGAGTCTTAAAACACCGTGTAAATTTGAGGATTGGAAATACATAATGAATGTGTAAAATTTATCAGTGGTTATCCTTAGGTTTGAGGATTA
This region includes:
- the LOC101098787 gene encoding lysine-rich coiled-coil protein 1-like; its protein translation is MTENSACRERGHAPPQPLVGERRLPFRRSHAFPSSHKRQRTVGNQLPPGSDLHHPRQRLESLNHYQKKHDHFFKNLWLPSPPVQGKPPDPHAAQRREDSSRLREKGYTRAYQAGDQDRGQRRSREEDGRGGRSKEKQVEGKTKHGEDGDSHKKNKKKAKVQPVSTEKPKHRKKSNQDTTKEGRRSQREKKQPGKESTQERDLWDEAILGGCY